In Candidatus Desulforudis audaxviator MP104C, a genomic segment contains:
- a CDS encoding chemotaxis protein CheC: MKFSNSEIDVLREIGNIGVGNAATALASLLQAKVSIKLPRVAFLELEEAIESIGGLEQPVVCVNLQVGGDISATLLFIFDQESACALVELLLDREKGTVTALDEMGRSVVMEIGNILTGSFTGAIATMTGLRLVPSVPVLAHDMLGALFTDSVASSGYLDERVLCIQTSFLGAFNQDQVDSHMILLPDIDSLDHLFEALGVAAAG; the protein is encoded by the coding sequence GTGAAATTCTCTAACTCGGAGATCGACGTCCTCCGGGAAATCGGGAACATTGGGGTGGGCAACGCGGCAACGGCGCTGGCGTCTCTTTTGCAGGCCAAAGTGAGTATCAAGTTGCCGCGGGTGGCATTCCTCGAACTGGAGGAGGCCATCGAATCGATCGGGGGGCTGGAGCAGCCGGTGGTCTGTGTGAACTTGCAGGTCGGTGGGGATATTTCGGCCACCCTGCTTTTCATCTTTGACCAGGAGAGCGCGTGCGCCCTGGTGGAACTGCTCTTGGATCGTGAGAAGGGGACAGTAACAGCCCTCGACGAAATGGGCCGCTCGGTCGTGATGGAGATCGGCAACATCCTGACCGGCTCGTTCACCGGTGCGATCGCCACCATGACCGGGCTGCGGCTGGTCCCGTCCGTGCCGGTGCTGGCGCACGACATGTTGGGGGCGCTGTTTACCGATTCGGTGGCCTCCAGCGGTTACCTGGATGAACGGGTTTTATGCATCCAGACCAGCTTCCTGGGGGCGTTCAATCAGGACCAGGTGGACAGCCACATGATCCTGCTCCCCGACATCGATTCCCTGGACCACCTTTTCGAGGCGCTGGGGGTGGCGGCGGCGGGCTGA
- a CDS encoding flagellar brake protein: MQLEIGQKMYVARDEDADSYVTSLQDMTGEYLLIGIPYYLGQPLILMQGDAILVTYVGTDGVYRFSTVCRGRRMDRVPLYILGRPEQVERIQRRRLVRLPVALEVRGGEKPNYGSVQEYSRWYTSDISAGGMSLILENPPAVGTKLVLEFSIPVHGRLRHIFADGQVKRVQRLEGNDGETRFAVGIRFQGLSKADEDAIVAFIFRRMAEERRSRG; the protein is encoded by the coding sequence ATGCAACTGGAAATCGGCCAGAAAATGTATGTGGCCCGCGACGAAGACGCGGACAGCTACGTGACCTCGCTCCAGGACATGACCGGGGAGTATCTTTTGATCGGTATCCCCTACTACCTCGGTCAGCCCTTGATCCTGATGCAGGGCGACGCGATATTGGTGACCTACGTCGGCACTGACGGTGTGTACCGGTTTTCCACCGTGTGCCGGGGACGCCGCATGGACCGGGTTCCCTTGTACATACTGGGCCGGCCGGAACAGGTGGAGCGGATCCAGAGGCGGCGTTTGGTACGCCTGCCGGTAGCCCTGGAGGTCCGCGGCGGGGAGAAACCGAACTACGGCAGCGTGCAGGAATACAGCCGCTGGTACACGTCGGACATCAGCGCGGGCGGGATGAGCCTGATCTTGGAGAACCCTCCGGCGGTGGGTACCAAGCTGGTCCTGGAGTTCTCCATTCCGGTCCACGGCCGGCTCCGGCATATTTTCGCCGATGGTCAGGTGAAACGAGTCCAGCGGCTGGAAGGAAACGATGGCGAGACACGTTTCGCGGTGGGGATCAGATTTCAGGGGTTGTCCAAAGCCGATGAGGATGCGATCGTCGCTTTCATTTTCCGGAGGATGGCTGAGGAGCGGCGTAGTAGGGGGTGA
- the fliM gene encoding flagellar motor switch protein FliM, with protein MKEILTQGEIDALLSAVATGHIKAEDLRELELQTPYKLYDFRRPNKFSKEQLRTLQTVHEGYARILSNFLSGYLRSTIVVRVASVDQFTFDDFVRSVPIPTVLTIITLKPLKGMAVMETNPQFLFPIIDLLFGGPGEPPKRVRELTDIELSVVRKLNKKLLENFQLAWQDIYRMEPEIESVETNPRLHQIISPSEIVAVITLTAVVGATARGLINICLPHIMLDPVLMHLSSFYRHVHGALVPDGTEGKRMEYWIERAPVELSAVVGESEITVQDLLQLQVGDVVPLSRRVTQDLDLYVSDQLKFKAQAGVLGRYLAVQVTSLVEGGDRAVG; from the coding sequence TTGAAGGAAATCCTGACCCAGGGGGAAATCGACGCGCTGTTGTCGGCGGTGGCCACCGGCCATATCAAGGCGGAGGACCTCCGGGAACTGGAGTTGCAGACTCCGTACAAACTGTACGACTTCCGGCGGCCGAACAAGTTCTCCAAGGAGCAGCTTCGCACCCTGCAGACCGTTCACGAGGGATATGCACGCATCCTTTCGAACTTCCTGTCCGGCTATCTCCGATCCACGATTGTGGTCCGGGTGGCCTCGGTTGACCAGTTCACCTTCGACGACTTCGTGCGCTCCGTGCCCATCCCGACCGTGCTGACCATCATCACCCTCAAGCCGCTGAAGGGAATGGCGGTGATGGAAACCAACCCGCAGTTCCTGTTCCCGATCATCGACCTCCTGTTCGGAGGGCCGGGCGAACCACCCAAAAGGGTCCGGGAACTGACCGACATCGAGTTGTCCGTGGTCCGGAAGCTGAACAAAAAACTGCTGGAGAATTTCCAGCTAGCCTGGCAGGACATTTACCGGATGGAGCCCGAAATAGAATCCGTCGAAACCAACCCGCGGCTGCACCAGATCATTTCGCCGAGCGAAATCGTGGCGGTGATCACCCTGACCGCGGTCGTAGGCGCTACGGCGCGGGGCCTGATCAACATCTGCCTGCCGCACATCATGCTGGACCCGGTGCTCATGCACCTGTCCTCGTTTTACCGGCATGTGCACGGCGCGCTGGTGCCGGACGGTACCGAGGGAAAGCGGATGGAGTACTGGATTGAGCGGGCGCCGGTCGAACTGAGCGCGGTGGTCGGGGAGAGCGAGATCACGGTTCAGGATTTGCTGCAGCTGCAGGTGGGGGACGTAGTGCCCCTGTCGCGGCGGGTGACCCAGGATCTGGACCTCTACGTGAGCGACCAGCTGAAATTCAAGGCACAGGCGGGTGTTCTGGGCCGCTACCTGGCGGTGCAGGTGACCTC
- the flhB gene encoding flagellar biosynthesis protein FlhB, which translates to MAETRDSGQLKTEQPTPRRLQEARRKGQVAKSLDLTGAVTLAALLLLFFVGLEWFIIRLQRLFLVYLQNFTSYSLTAENVNYLVLQSLALLGGAVLPAVAVAFFVTVLVSFAQVGFIFAPSVLAVKLERLNPVQGFKRIFSSRGLFEFAKAILKICFVGILCFWVLYARVGDLLVLSVTSPGQGLYLLHNVLLTVAAAAAGAYLLIAVLDLVYQRYAHHKSLMMTRFEVRDEYRQTEGDPHLKSWLRKRQREISMNRIKDEVPRATVVVTNPIHVAVALRYREGEMDAPLVTAKGAGYLAERIKELAAQHKVPVVENRELAQYLYRRVPVGESVPVAVYQAVAEILAMIYRLKAKREAG; encoded by the coding sequence ATGGCGGAGACGCGAGATTCAGGGCAACTGAAAACGGAACAACCTACACCACGGAGACTCCAGGAGGCCCGGCGCAAAGGCCAGGTGGCCAAGAGCCTGGACCTCACCGGGGCGGTGACTCTGGCCGCGCTCCTGCTACTGTTCTTCGTGGGGCTGGAGTGGTTCATCATTCGCCTGCAGCGGTTGTTCTTGGTGTACCTGCAAAATTTCACCAGCTACAGCCTGACGGCCGAAAACGTGAACTACCTCGTGCTGCAGTCGCTGGCCCTTTTGGGGGGGGCGGTCCTGCCGGCGGTGGCCGTTGCGTTTTTCGTTACGGTGCTGGTTAGTTTCGCCCAGGTGGGCTTCATCTTCGCCCCGAGCGTGCTGGCGGTGAAACTCGAGCGGCTGAACCCGGTGCAGGGGTTCAAGCGGATCTTCAGCAGCCGGGGCCTGTTCGAGTTCGCGAAGGCGATACTGAAAATCTGCTTTGTTGGTATCCTTTGTTTTTGGGTACTGTACGCCCGCGTCGGGGATTTGCTCGTCCTTTCCGTCACCAGCCCCGGGCAGGGGCTGTACCTGTTGCACAACGTGCTGCTTACGGTGGCGGCCGCGGCGGCCGGCGCCTATCTCCTGATCGCGGTGCTGGACCTGGTGTACCAGCGGTACGCGCATCACAAGAGCCTGATGATGACCCGGTTCGAAGTCCGCGACGAGTACCGCCAGACGGAGGGCGACCCGCACCTGAAGAGTTGGCTCCGCAAGCGGCAGCGGGAGATCTCCATGAACCGGATCAAGGACGAGGTGCCGCGCGCGACCGTGGTGGTCACAAATCCGATCCACGTGGCGGTGGCCCTGCGCTACCGGGAGGGGGAGATGGACGCGCCGCTGGTGACGGCCAAAGGCGCGGGGTACCTGGCGGAGCGGATCAAGGAACTGGCCGCGCAGCACAAGGTGCCGGTGGTGGAAAACCGGGAACTGGCCCAGTACCTTTACCGTCGGGTGCCGGTGGGCGAGAGCGTCCCGGTGGCCGTGTACCAGGCGGTGGCCGAAATCCTGGCGATGATCTACCGCCTGAAAGCGAAGAGGGAAGCGGGGTAA
- a CDS encoding chemotaxis protein CheD has translation MRTEQIQEIHVGIAEYGIARSPHRLLTLGLGSCVGVALYDPVIRVGGLAHVMLPDSTQFRTGGKPAKFADLAVKNLVHDLRLAGVRNGRVVAKLAGGAQMFFGNNRAAQMAIGERNIEAVRSILKELGIAIVAEDVGGDKGRTISLDTSNGSLTVRTLGLPVRVI, from the coding sequence ATGAGAACGGAGCAAATACAAGAAATACACGTTGGGATTGCGGAGTACGGTATCGCCCGCAGTCCGCACCGCCTGCTCACCCTCGGTCTGGGTTCGTGTGTTGGCGTGGCGCTGTATGACCCGGTGATCCGGGTGGGTGGTCTGGCCCACGTCATGCTTCCGGACAGCACGCAGTTCCGCACCGGGGGCAAACCGGCCAAGTTTGCGGATCTGGCGGTGAAGAACCTGGTCCATGACCTGCGGCTGGCCGGTGTCCGGAACGGGCGGGTGGTGGCGAAACTGGCGGGCGGGGCCCAGATGTTTTTCGGAAACAACCGGGCGGCGCAGATGGCCATTGGTGAACGAAACATTGAGGCGGTCCGCAGTATCCTGAAAGAATTGGGGATCGCAATCGTGGCCGAGGATGTCGGGGGGGACAAAGGGCGGACGATCAGCCTGGACACGTCCAACGGTTCCCTTACCGTCCGTACCCTCGGACTGCCGGTGCGGGTGATCTGA
- the flhF gene encoding flagellar biosynthesis protein FlhF, which produces MRIKRYLARDMSEAVGLIKADLGPDAVIISSRKVRSKGLFGFFRPRRLEVTAALDEKETVPLGPKGDYPPWPEPGAAAVVRTAHESAVPTGGSGPTIVPVPEPVSELHRELTEIKGMLSRFSSGVQAGHPEVPARGTRVSGSGQRVGEDGEAFYGEWQRLLEEVEILPDLTTHLIAELRRQVDPLHIQRNDLARICLQNEIVRLVEPAYAQAAQKRIMAFVGPTGVGKTTTLAKMAAQYTLFHGKSCAIITIDTYRIGAVEQLNIYAEIMGVPLEIAMSPQDFAKAVQRHQNKEFIFVDTAGRPARNSEKVAELHSYFAVLDEPADVILVLSSNTKHRDLLRAVRHFGKVNYSKLIFTKVDETDTLGCILNMICHTGMPVIQITDGQNVPDDIQNMYPKKLAKLLTKGVEPDA; this is translated from the coding sequence ATGAGGATTAAGCGCTACCTGGCTCGAGACATGAGTGAGGCCGTAGGATTGATCAAGGCGGACCTCGGCCCGGACGCGGTGATCATCTCCAGCCGGAAGGTGCGGTCCAAGGGGCTTTTCGGCTTTTTCCGACCCCGGCGCCTGGAAGTGACGGCCGCCTTGGACGAGAAGGAGACAGTCCCCCTGGGGCCCAAAGGGGACTATCCCCCTTGGCCGGAGCCGGGTGCCGCTGCGGTGGTCCGGACTGCTCATGAGTCGGCGGTACCCACCGGGGGCAGTGGACCGACTATCGTCCCGGTGCCGGAACCGGTGTCCGAGTTACACCGTGAACTGACCGAAATCAAGGGCATGCTCTCCCGTTTCTCCTCGGGCGTTCAGGCGGGGCACCCGGAGGTACCCGCTCGGGGTACCCGCGTTAGCGGGTCGGGTCAGCGGGTCGGGGAGGACGGCGAGGCTTTCTACGGAGAGTGGCAGCGGCTCCTTGAGGAAGTGGAAATCCTGCCGGATCTTACGACCCACCTGATTGCCGAACTGCGCCGTCAGGTCGATCCGCTCCACATCCAACGGAACGACCTGGCCCGGATCTGTCTTCAGAACGAGATTGTTCGGCTGGTGGAACCGGCCTACGCGCAGGCGGCCCAGAAGCGGATCATGGCCTTTGTCGGGCCCACGGGCGTGGGCAAGACGACGACCCTGGCCAAGATGGCGGCCCAGTACACTCTGTTTCACGGCAAGAGCTGCGCCATTATCACCATCGACACGTACCGGATCGGGGCGGTCGAGCAGTTGAACATCTACGCCGAGATAATGGGAGTGCCCTTGGAAATCGCCATGTCACCCCAGGATTTTGCGAAGGCGGTTCAGAGGCACCAGAACAAAGAATTCATTTTCGTGGACACAGCCGGCCGGCCGGCGCGGAACAGTGAAAAGGTGGCCGAACTGCACTCGTATTTCGCCGTGCTGGACGAGCCAGCCGACGTTATCCTGGTCTTGAGTTCGAACACCAAGCACCGCGACTTGCTGCGGGCAGTGCGGCATTTCGGAAAGGTGAACTATTCGAAGTTGATCTTCACCAAGGTTGACGAAACCGATACTCTGGGATGCATTTTGAATATGATTTGCCATACCGGAATGCCGGTGATCCAGATCACCGACGGTCAGAACGTCCCGGACGACATCCAGAACATGTACCCCAAGAAACTGGCGAAGCTCCTTACGAAGGGTGTGGAACCCGATGCGTGA
- a CDS encoding sigma-70 family RNA polymerase sigma factor, with translation MAIEIWRRYRDTRNSGLREQLIVEHLPLVRLIAGRLAVRPPSFIAQEDLEGWGIFGLIEAVEKYDPNHGTDFRTFAYHRIRGAILDEVRRQSWLPRSLWHKLQEINEARARLERETGASVTDAEVAASLGMTDLEFHRLANHFRSVSVMSLDDVRTTRNGEAVPWGSLIEDTGSPDPLEQVLEEEDHQTLVAAITQLEEKDRLVLALYYQEGLTLKELGRVLEVTESRACQLHARAIARLREKIAQAVAEKGGRSGG, from the coding sequence ATGGCCATTGAAATCTGGCGCCGGTACCGGGACACCCGAAACAGCGGGTTGCGCGAGCAGCTCATTGTGGAGCACCTGCCCCTGGTCCGGCTCATCGCCGGACGCCTGGCGGTGCGGCCGCCGTCTTTCATTGCTCAGGAGGACCTGGAGGGCTGGGGGATCTTCGGACTGATCGAGGCCGTGGAAAAGTACGACCCAAACCACGGCACCGACTTCAGGACTTTTGCGTACCACCGGATTCGCGGGGCCATTCTGGACGAGGTGCGCCGCCAGTCCTGGCTGCCCCGCTCACTCTGGCACAAGCTCCAGGAGATTAACGAAGCCCGCGCCCGATTGGAGCGGGAAACCGGGGCCTCGGTCACGGACGCCGAGGTGGCCGCAAGCTTGGGGATGACCGATCTGGAGTTCCACCGCCTGGCGAATCACTTTCGTTCGGTTTCAGTCATGTCCCTGGACGACGTCCGGACGACCCGGAACGGAGAAGCGGTACCCTGGGGAAGCCTGATCGAGGATACCGGCAGCCCGGATCCGTTGGAACAGGTTTTGGAGGAGGAGGACCACCAGACTCTGGTGGCGGCGATCACCCAGCTGGAGGAAAAAGACCGGTTGGTCTTGGCCTTGTACTACCAGGAGGGGTTGACGTTGAAGGAACTCGGACGGGTGCTCGAGGTTACCGAATCCCGGGCCTGCCAACTGCACGCCCGGGCAATTGCCCGGCTGCGGGAAAAGATCGCACAAGCGGTGGCCGAAAAAGGGGGACGGAGTGGTGGTTGA
- a CDS encoding MinD/ParA family protein, with amino-acid sequence MRDQAHNLRSLAHGIIRPRVELDPAATRVIAITSGKGGVGKTNLTVNLGLALARTSRRVFLLDADLGLANIDVLLGLTPTHSLYDVLYGVKRLEDIVVTGPFDVQVIPGGAGIQELANLDSAQRGRLINMLSYLRTADFLLIDTGAGISRNVLGFVAAAREVVLVVTPEPTSLTDAYSLIKILARHRVHSEISLVVNRATSEHEAEQAAAKMQLVCGEFLKFTVRHIGSIGEDPAVVRAVKNQEPFITAAPNSVAARDVQNLARYFLSGQIQATTGAVDSFIGRLFRLFR; translated from the coding sequence ATGCGTGACCAGGCACACAATCTCCGTTCCCTCGCCCACGGGATCATTCGGCCGCGGGTAGAGCTCGATCCCGCGGCCACGCGGGTGATTGCGATCACCAGCGGCAAGGGCGGTGTGGGTAAGACCAACCTGACGGTGAACCTGGGGCTCGCCCTGGCCCGGACCTCCAGGCGCGTGTTCCTGCTGGACGCCGACCTGGGCCTGGCGAATATTGACGTGCTCTTGGGCCTGACTCCTACCCACAGCCTGTACGACGTACTGTACGGGGTCAAAAGGCTGGAGGATATCGTGGTGACCGGGCCGTTCGACGTACAGGTCATCCCCGGGGGAGCGGGCATTCAGGAGTTGGCGAACCTGGACAGCGCGCAGCGGGGGCGGCTGATCAACATGTTATCGTACCTGCGTACGGCCGACTTCCTGTTGATTGACACGGGTGCGGGCATCTCCCGGAACGTTTTGGGTTTCGTGGCGGCCGCCCGGGAGGTGGTCCTCGTCGTCACTCCGGAGCCCACGTCCCTGACCGACGCCTACAGTCTGATCAAGATCCTGGCCCGGCACAGGGTGCACAGTGAAATCAGCCTGGTGGTGAACCGGGCCACCAGTGAGCACGAGGCCGAGCAGGCCGCGGCTAAAATGCAGTTGGTGTGCGGCGAATTCCTGAAGTTCACCGTGCGGCACATCGGCTCCATCGGTGAGGACCCGGCGGTGGTTCGGGCGGTGAAGAACCAGGAGCCGTTCATTACGGCCGCGCCCAACTCGGTGGCGGCCCGGGACGTCCAGAACCTGGCCCGGTATTTCCTGAGCGGGCAAATTCAGGCGACGACCGGCGCGGTGGACAGCTTTATCGGCCGGCTCTTCCGGCTGTTCAGATGA
- a CDS encoding flagellar hook-basal body protein — MIRGVYTAASGMLAGQTRLDAVAHNIANVNTTGFRRQVPVFAPYLQTAVGRHEKRVTPIGTTSLGTVPTALVTDLTGGPVVQTGRTMDLALEGEGFFTVEREGQQLYTRAGSFKVDASGILVTRAGDPVLGERGPLKVGHDGFTVSADGRVFSSTGEELDRLRLTALPGRETWVRTPDGYLMTGEATAPAINTRVHQGYLEGSNVHLAVELVDLLLASRLYAANQRVARTQDTLVEKAINQVGALR, encoded by the coding sequence ATGATCAGGGGAGTCTACACTGCGGCTTCGGGCATGCTCGCCGGGCAGACCCGCCTGGATGCGGTGGCCCATAATATCGCCAACGTCAATACCACGGGTTTCCGGCGACAGGTACCGGTCTTTGCGCCCTATCTACAGACGGCGGTTGGGCGGCATGAAAAACGGGTGACCCCTATCGGCACCACTTCCCTAGGGACCGTGCCCACGGCCCTGGTGACCGATCTGACCGGGGGACCGGTGGTCCAAACCGGGCGTACCATGGACCTGGCCCTGGAGGGGGAAGGGTTTTTCACGGTGGAACGGGAGGGACAACAGCTCTACACCCGGGCCGGGTCATTCAAGGTAGACGCGTCCGGTATTCTCGTCACCCGGGCGGGGGACCCGGTGCTGGGGGAGCGCGGGCCGCTGAAGGTGGGGCACGATGGCTTCACGGTGAGCGCGGACGGGCGGGTATTCTCGTCCACGGGGGAAGAACTGGATCGTTTGCGTCTGACAGCACTGCCCGGCCGGGAGACGTGGGTGCGTACTCCGGACGGTTACCTGATGACCGGGGAGGCGACCGCGCCGGCCATAAACACCCGGGTGCACCAGGGCTACCTGGAGGGGTCCAACGTACACCTGGCCGTGGAACTGGTGGATCTGTTGCTGGCATCGCGGCTTTATGCGGCCAACCAGCGTGTGGCCAGGACTCAAGACACGCTAGTTGAAAAGGCGATCAACCAGGTCGGCGCACTCCGGTAG
- a CDS encoding CheR family methyltransferase: MDFQEFKNRVARDLKLDLNSYKDAQLRRRINTLMIRKKIGSYAEYYRIISGDRQSFADFVDFLTINVTEFFRDIRAFQELEKRVLPELLAGNRRLKIWSAACSNGAEPYSLAIILDELTPGIHHRIEATDLDPNVLQTAVRGLYPPDLLRNMPQSRLEKYFRNENGRYALDPQIKKRVTFRQHDLLADPYGQGFDLIVCRNVQIYFTREAQWRVNSRFSQALRPGGVLFLGASETILNAAEFGLERMAISFYRRTDAGSRFKQGVSKGQ; this comes from the coding sequence ATGGATTTCCAGGAATTCAAGAACCGGGTGGCCAGGGACTTGAAGCTTGATCTGAACAGCTACAAGGACGCTCAGCTGCGGCGGAGGATCAACACCCTGATGATCCGGAAGAAAATCGGGAGCTACGCGGAGTACTACCGGATCATTTCCGGAGACCGGCAGAGCTTTGCGGATTTTGTTGATTTTTTGACGATCAACGTCACCGAGTTTTTCAGAGATATCCGGGCTTTTCAGGAACTGGAAAAAAGGGTGCTTCCGGAACTGCTGGCCGGCAACCGGCGGTTGAAGATCTGGAGCGCGGCCTGTTCAAACGGCGCGGAGCCGTATTCGTTGGCGATCATCCTGGACGAGTTGACTCCGGGAATACACCATCGGATCGAGGCCACCGATCTTGATCCCAACGTGCTGCAGACGGCGGTCCGGGGCTTGTACCCGCCCGACCTGTTGCGGAACATGCCGCAAAGCCGCCTGGAGAAATACTTCCGGAACGAGAACGGCCGCTACGCCCTTGACCCGCAGATCAAGAAAAGGGTCACCTTCCGCCAGCACGACCTCCTGGCGGACCCTTACGGGCAAGGCTTCGACCTGATCGTGTGCCGGAACGTGCAGATTTACTTCACCAGAGAGGCCCAGTGGCGGGTGAACAGCCGTTTCAGCCAGGCGCTGCGGCCTGGCGGGGTGCTTTTCCTGGGAGCGAGCGAAACGATCTTAAACGCTGCTGAATTCGGACTGGAACGCATGGCGATTTCCTTCTACCGCCGGACGGATGCCGGGAGCAGATTCAAGCAGGGGGTGAGCAAAGGACAGTGA
- the fliR gene encoding flagellar biosynthetic protein FliR, which translates to MEQLVTFLLVFTRLAAFIAACPVFAMREIPPTVKAGLAFVLSLALLPSAGTAAPPLDSFLGFSLALAKEAAVGLGLGIFTSLVFHGLLLAGQYIGFQIGFAIAEMMSPGTEGERAIVSRLMWLFALVFFVSIDGHHLLIAGLAKSFELVPLGAAVAQMKTTLFMAKAYGGLFVIALTIAAPVMAVLLVTDAILGLMVRMVPQINVFMLGFPFKVFAGLFALMVTIPVIGWALTRVFGRMTEDLLVLMRLFGSG; encoded by the coding sequence ATGGAGCAACTGGTCACTTTCCTGCTGGTGTTCACCCGGCTCGCGGCGTTCATCGCCGCTTGTCCGGTGTTCGCCATGCGGGAGATTCCGCCCACGGTGAAGGCGGGCCTGGCTTTCGTGCTTTCGCTGGCGTTGTTGCCGTCTGCCGGGACGGCGGCGCCGCCGCTGGACAGCTTCCTGGGGTTCTCCCTGGCGCTGGCCAAAGAGGCGGCCGTGGGGTTGGGGCTGGGGATTTTCACCAGCCTGGTGTTCCACGGCCTCCTGCTGGCCGGGCAGTACATCGGGTTCCAGATCGGCTTCGCCATAGCCGAGATGATGAGTCCGGGCACGGAAGGGGAGCGGGCGATCGTCTCCCGGTTGATGTGGCTTTTCGCCCTGGTGTTCTTCGTGTCCATCGACGGGCACCACCTGCTCATCGCCGGGCTGGCCAAGAGCTTCGAGCTAGTGCCCCTGGGCGCAGCGGTCGCCCAGATGAAAACCACCCTGTTCATGGCCAAGGCCTACGGGGGACTGTTCGTGATCGCCCTGACCATCGCCGCGCCGGTGATGGCGGTGCTGTTGGTGACCGACGCGATCCTGGGTCTGATGGTCCGGATGGTGCCCCAGATCAACGTGTTTATGCTCGGTTTCCCGTTCAAGGTCTTCGCCGGTCTGTTCGCCCTGATGGTGACCATCCCGGTGATCGGCTGGGCCCTGACCCGGGTTTTCGGGCGGATGACCGAGGACCTGCTGGTATTAATGAGGCTTTTCGGGAGCGGTTGA
- the fliQ gene encoding flagellar biosynthesis protein FliQ, translating to MTDSLAVELTQKALMMVLLLTAPPLLVSLVVGLVISILQAATQIQDQMITFVPKIVAVFLSLLLLAPWYVRILTGYTAELFGRISGV from the coding sequence ATGACCGACAGCCTGGCGGTGGAACTGACGCAGAAAGCGCTGATGATGGTCCTGCTCCTAACGGCGCCGCCCCTTCTGGTGAGCCTCGTGGTTGGGTTGGTGATCAGCATCCTGCAGGCGGCCACCCAGATCCAGGACCAGATGATCACCTTCGTACCCAAGATTGTGGCGGTGTTCCTGTCCCTGTTGCTTTTGGCACCATGGTACGTGAGGATACTCACCGGGTACACCGCCGAGCTGTTCGGACGTATATCCGGGGTTTGA
- a CDS encoding response regulator: MAKRILIVDDAAFMRMMIKNILTKYGYEIVGEAEDGSMAVKLYKDLRPDLVTMDITMPVMDGIESTKAILAQDPKANIVMVSAMGQQAMVMEAIQAGAKDFIVKPFQQERILQAIERVLMRN, from the coding sequence ATGGCCAAGCGGATTCTGATAGTGGACGATGCGGCTTTCATGCGGATGATGATCAAGAACATCCTCACCAAGTACGGATACGAGATCGTGGGGGAGGCCGAGGACGGTTCGATGGCTGTCAAGCTGTACAAGGACTTGCGCCCGGATCTGGTGACCATGGACATCACCATGCCCGTGATGGACGGGATTGAAAGCACGAAGGCTATACTGGCCCAGGATCCCAAGGCGAACATCGTTATGGTCAGCGCGATGGGTCAGCAGGCCATGGTGATGGAAGCCATCCAGGCCGGAGCCAAGGACTTCATCGTGAAGCCGTTCCAACAGGAGCGCATTCTCCAGGCGATCGAAAGAGTGCTGATGCGGAACTAG